A DNA window from Pseudomonas wuhanensis contains the following coding sequences:
- a CDS encoding putative quinol monooxygenase, with translation MSTQIPVSHMAFVRARAGRSAELGARLSALIEPSRNAPGCLSFALQHSQCDPELWLVSGFWTNQQAMTSYFGSPAMQIFAELVQELVVNSLDFHTFKDVSAVQALGHSQAAVHKLAG, from the coding sequence ATGTCTACGCAGATCCCCGTCAGTCATATGGCCTTCGTCCGCGCCCGCGCCGGGCGTTCAGCAGAACTCGGTGCGCGCCTCAGCGCCCTGATCGAGCCATCGCGCAACGCGCCGGGTTGCCTGAGCTTCGCCCTGCAGCACTCGCAATGCGATCCAGAGCTGTGGCTGGTGTCCGGTTTCTGGACCAACCAACAGGCCATGACCTCTTACTTCGGCAGCCCGGCGATGCAGATTTTTGCCGAGCTGGTGCAGGAGTTGGTGGTCAATAGCCTGGATTTCCATACCTTCAAGGATGTCTCGGCGGTCCAGGCCCTTGGCCATTCCCAGGCAGCGGTACACAAACTGGCCGGTTGA
- a CDS encoding MFS transporter codes for MDNSNALPLGSAAAPAKERTTASRIKSIFSGSVGNMVEWYDWYVYAAFSLYFAKAFFPKGDTTAQLLNTAAIFAVGFLMRPIGGWLMGLYADKAGRKRALMASVYLMCFGSLLIALSPGYETIGIGAPILLVFARLLQGLSVGGEYGTSATYLSEMATKERRGFYSSFQYVTLISGQLIALAVLIVLQQTLTTEELYAWGWRIPFAIGALCAVVALYLRRGMEETESFTKKEKAKESAMRTLLRHPKELMTVVGLTMGGTLAFYTYTTYMQKYLVNTVGMSISDSTTISAATLFLFMCLQPIIGGLSDKVGRRPILIAFGILGTLFTVPILTTLHTVQTWWGAFFLIMAALIIVSGYTSINAVVKAELFPTEIRALGVGLPYALTVSIFGGTAEYIALWFKSIGMETGYYWYVTACIAVSLLVYITMKDTRKHSRIETD; via the coding sequence ATGGATAACTCCAACGCCCTGCCTCTTGGGTCGGCTGCCGCGCCGGCCAAAGAAAGAACCACCGCCAGCCGGATCAAATCGATCTTCAGCGGTTCTGTCGGCAACATGGTCGAGTGGTACGACTGGTACGTCTACGCCGCCTTCTCCCTGTACTTCGCCAAAGCCTTCTTCCCCAAAGGCGACACCACCGCACAACTGCTCAACACCGCCGCGATCTTCGCCGTGGGCTTTTTGATGCGCCCGATCGGTGGCTGGTTGATGGGCCTCTACGCCGACAAGGCCGGTCGCAAACGTGCGTTGATGGCTTCGGTCTACCTGATGTGCTTTGGCTCGCTGCTGATCGCCCTGAGCCCGGGTTATGAAACCATCGGCATCGGCGCGCCGATCCTGCTGGTGTTCGCCCGCCTGCTGCAAGGTTTGTCGGTCGGGGGTGAATACGGCACCTCGGCGACTTACCTCAGTGAGATGGCGACCAAGGAACGTCGCGGCTTTTACTCCAGTTTCCAGTACGTGACGTTGATCTCCGGCCAGCTCATCGCCCTGGCGGTGTTGATCGTGCTGCAACAGACCCTGACCACCGAAGAGTTGTACGCCTGGGGCTGGCGCATTCCGTTCGCCATCGGTGCGCTGTGTGCCGTGGTCGCGCTCTACCTGCGTCGCGGCATGGAAGAAACCGAGTCGTTCACCAAGAAAGAGAAAGCCAAGGAAAGCGCGATGCGCACCTTGCTGCGCCATCCCAAGGAACTGATGACCGTGGTCGGCCTGACCATGGGCGGCACGCTGGCGTTCTACACCTACACCACGTACATGCAGAAATACCTGGTGAACACCGTCGGCATGAGCATTTCCGACTCCACCACGATTTCTGCGGCCACGTTGTTCCTGTTCATGTGCCTGCAACCGATCATCGGCGGGCTGTCGGATAAAGTCGGTCGTCGGCCGATCCTGATCGCCTTCGGCATTCTCGGGACACTGTTCACCGTACCGATCCTGACCACTCTGCACACCGTCCAGACCTGGTGGGGCGCGTTCTTCCTGATCATGGCGGCGCTGATCATCGTCAGCGGCTACACCTCGATCAACGCGGTGGTCAAAGCTGAACTGTTCCCGACCGAAATCCGCGCCCTGGGCGTTGGCCTGCCATACGCACTGACCGTGTCGATCTTCGGCGGCACCGCTGAATACATCGCGCTGTGGTTCAAGAGCATCGGCATGGAAACCGGTTACTACTGGTATGTCACGGCGTGCATCGCGGTGTCGTTGCTGGTGTACATCACCATGAAAGACACCCGCAAGCATTCGCGGATCGAGACGGACTGA
- a CDS encoding flavin reductase family protein, whose product MPDDIHFYEPANGHGLPHDPFNAIVGPRPIGWISSQDANGRLNLAPYSFFNAFNYIPPIIGFSSVGRKDSLNNIEQTGEFAWNLATRPLAEQMNQSCAMVGPEVNEFELSGLTTAASKIIQVPRVAESPVSFECKVTQIIQLQRANKEVVPSWLILGEVVAVHIAKWLLKDGVYDTAAAEPILRGGGPADYFQLGPEALFKMFRPGAVK is encoded by the coding sequence ATGCCCGACGACATCCACTTCTATGAACCCGCCAACGGCCACGGCTTGCCGCATGACCCGTTCAACGCCATCGTCGGCCCGCGCCCTATCGGCTGGATTTCCTCCCAGGATGCCAACGGTCGCCTGAACCTGGCGCCCTACAGCTTTTTCAACGCCTTCAATTACATCCCGCCGATCATTGGTTTTTCCAGCGTCGGGCGCAAAGACAGCCTGAACAACATCGAGCAGACCGGCGAATTCGCCTGGAACCTGGCGACCCGTCCACTGGCCGAGCAGATGAATCAGAGCTGCGCCATGGTCGGGCCCGAGGTCAATGAATTCGAACTGTCCGGACTGACCACCGCGGCGTCGAAAATCATTCAGGTGCCACGGGTCGCCGAAAGCCCGGTGTCCTTTGAGTGCAAGGTCACGCAGATCATTCAGTTGCAGCGCGCAAACAAGGAAGTGGTGCCGAGCTGGCTGATTCTCGGCGAAGTGGTCGCCGTGCACATCGCCAAGTGGCTGTTGAAGGATGGGGTCTACGACACCGCCGCGGCAGAACCGATTCTGCGCGGCGGCGGGCCAGCGGATTACTTTCAGCTGGGGCCAGAGGCACTGTTCAAGATGTTCCGCCCGGGGGCGGTCAAGTAA
- a CDS encoding sigma-54-dependent transcriptional regulator — protein MLNSVMVVDDESSIRSAVEQWLSLSGFEVQLFSRAAECLAQLPKHFPGVILSDVRMPGMTGLELLAEIQRRDVDLPVILLTGHGDVPMAVEAMRDGAYDFLEKPFSPETLLSSLRRALDKRRLVLENRALHEQADNRAKLDATLLGVSRGLQTLRRQVLDLATLPVNVLIRGETGSGKELVARCLHDFGPRADKPFVALNCAAIPEQLFEAELFGHESGAFTGAQGKRIGKLEYADGGTLFLDEIESMPLAQQVKLLRVLQEQKLERLGSNQSIHVDLRIIAATKPDLLDEARAGRFREDLAYRLNVAELRLPPLRDRREDIPLLFEFFAQSAAERLGRTVAPLSGPQLSHLLSHDWPGNVRELANVAERQVLGLGEPEPAGIDPGQSLAAQQEAFEAHCLRAALTRHKGDVKAVLEELQLPRRTFNEKMQRHGLTREMFVLGS, from the coding sequence ATGCTCAATTCGGTGATGGTGGTCGATGACGAAAGCAGCATCCGCAGCGCTGTCGAACAGTGGCTGAGTCTGTCAGGTTTCGAAGTGCAGCTGTTCAGTCGCGCCGCTGAGTGCCTGGCGCAACTGCCGAAGCATTTCCCCGGGGTGATTCTCAGCGACGTGCGCATGCCCGGCATGACGGGGCTGGAATTGCTGGCCGAAATCCAGCGTCGCGATGTCGATTTGCCGGTGATCTTGCTGACCGGTCACGGCGATGTGCCCATGGCCGTCGAAGCGATGCGCGACGGTGCTTATGATTTCCTCGAAAAACCCTTCAGCCCGGAAACCCTGCTGAGCAGTCTGCGCCGGGCTCTGGACAAGCGTCGGCTGGTGCTGGAAAACCGTGCCCTGCACGAGCAGGCGGACAATCGCGCCAAACTCGATGCCACCCTGCTGGGGGTTTCCCGTGGTTTGCAAACGCTGCGCCGCCAGGTGCTCGATTTGGCAACGCTGCCGGTCAATGTGCTGATCCGGGGCGAAACCGGCAGCGGTAAGGAATTGGTTGCCCGTTGCCTGCACGACTTTGGTCCCCGCGCAGACAAGCCCTTCGTGGCGCTCAATTGCGCAGCGATTCCCGAGCAATTGTTCGAGGCTGAACTGTTCGGCCATGAGAGCGGCGCGTTCACGGGCGCCCAGGGTAAACGCATTGGCAAGCTCGAATACGCCGACGGCGGCACGCTGTTTCTCGATGAAATCGAAAGCATGCCGCTGGCCCAGCAGGTGAAACTGCTGCGGGTGTTGCAGGAGCAGAAGCTTGAGCGATTGGGTTCCAACCAGAGCATCCACGTGGACTTGCGGATCATCGCCGCGACCAAACCCGATTTGCTGGATGAAGCCCGGGCCGGACGTTTTCGCGAAGATCTGGCCTATCGATTGAACGTCGCCGAGTTACGTCTGCCGCCGTTGCGTGATCGGCGTGAAGACATTCCACTGTTGTTCGAGTTCTTCGCACAAAGTGCTGCCGAGCGTTTGGGCCGCACCGTTGCACCCTTGAGCGGGCCGCAACTGAGCCATTTGCTGAGCCACGACTGGCCGGGCAATGTGCGCGAACTGGCGAACGTCGCCGAGCGACAAGTGCTGGGTCTCGGCGAGCCGGAACCGGCGGGGATCGACCCCGGCCAGTCACTGGCGGCGCAGCAGGAAGCCTTCGAAGCGCATTGCTTGCGCGCGGCGCTGACCCGGCATAAAGGTGATGTGAAAGCGGTGCTAGAAGAACTGCAACTGCCGCGCCGTACCTTTAATGAAAAGATGCAGCGGCATGGGCTGACTCGGGAGATGTTCGTTTTAGGCAGTTAA